A genome region from Arthrobacter agilis includes the following:
- a CDS encoding CPBP family glutamic-type intramembrane protease, with product MSVIRRHPVLTFFLLAYVLCWGAIPWQSFFAPGVLVAALIVVYLTEGVDGLKAMGSRLIRWRVGWAWYALAIAVPLAVKFASIGLNGALGAPGVNIAEFGVWYSLPMAIAINIVNPLNAQLPEESSFRGWAQPKLQTTRTPLAATVLMAVGVTVWHIPFFLMPQFGSSPVEAAATVAVTFWYAWLFNHASGSSLITLIAHATEGTVETSTLWQATDDTSRMTWLYGLVWCLVALALLVVDRRFWTSPPAVVQPGRRTSPVATEPR from the coding sequence ATGTCCGTCATCCGGCGACATCCCGTGCTCACCTTCTTCCTCCTCGCCTACGTCCTCTGCTGGGGTGCCATTCCCTGGCAGAGCTTCTTCGCCCCCGGTGTCCTGGTCGCGGCCCTGATCGTCGTGTACCTCACCGAGGGCGTCGACGGATTGAAGGCGATGGGGTCACGGTTGATCCGCTGGCGGGTCGGCTGGGCCTGGTACGCCTTGGCCATCGCCGTCCCGCTGGCGGTCAAGTTCGCGTCCATCGGCCTCAACGGCGCGTTGGGCGCCCCCGGGGTGAACATCGCGGAATTCGGTGTCTGGTACAGCCTGCCGATGGCCATCGCGATCAACATCGTCAACCCCCTCAACGCGCAGTTGCCGGAGGAGTCGAGCTTCCGCGGCTGGGCCCAGCCGAAGCTGCAGACCACCCGCACCCCGCTTGCCGCAACCGTGCTCATGGCCGTCGGGGTGACCGTCTGGCATATCCCGTTCTTCCTGATGCCACAGTTCGGGTCGAGTCCGGTCGAGGCCGCCGCCACGGTCGCGGTGACGTTCTGGTACGCGTGGCTGTTCAATCACGCCTCGGGCAGCTCGCTGATCACGTTGATCGCCCACGCCACCGAAGGCACCGTCGAAACGAGCACCCTGTGGCAGGCCACGGACGACACCTCCAGGATGACGTGGCTGTACGGCCTGGTCTGGTGCCTGGTCGCCCTGGCCCTCCTGGTCGTCGACCGCAGATTCTGGACCAGCCCACCGGCGGTCGTCCAGCCGGGCCGCCGGACCTCCCCCGTTGCAACGGAGCCCCGCTAG
- a CDS encoding C45 family autoproteolytic acyltransferase/hydolase, whose product MHSDGPALPRPSSSGAASSSGVRLLHVTGNGTARGNAHGEEFRGLIADAMQRWRDVVGEREGIPAQRYIDGFLSSTGFAVSARTSSPDLFAEVEGIAAGSGQPFEDVLVYNLMDEEWRHERDPDVGCSTIGTFLRHGSTSEGDFVLGQNMDLPASMDGSQIVLQIDGQDGPDQIVLTGAGMIGLLGVNAAGLAVCVNTLRALPAAAEGLPVAFIVRELLRRTSAAAASEYLVSVPHASGQHYALGDPEGIRGYECSAEGCVQGPVGRDLLHTNHVLWAPYQDEAGERPDAFEQHGTHTRLAGLQEGLGRVTAFGDLQKLLSSTDGGLCVSPTAARQVGTFCAGEFLLTVPPLVRVAPGRPDDVPWQSIPWPATSTEGT is encoded by the coding sequence ATGCACTCGGACGGCCCGGCACTCCCCCGCCCATCCTCCTCCGGCGCGGCAAGCAGTTCCGGTGTGCGCCTCCTGCACGTGACCGGCAACGGGACCGCCCGCGGCAACGCGCACGGGGAGGAGTTCCGGGGCCTCATCGCCGACGCGATGCAGCGGTGGCGTGACGTCGTGGGAGAGCGGGAGGGTATCCCGGCGCAGCGGTACATCGACGGATTCCTCTCCTCCACCGGATTTGCCGTCAGCGCAAGGACCTCGAGCCCGGATCTGTTCGCCGAGGTCGAAGGAATCGCGGCCGGCAGTGGCCAGCCGTTCGAGGACGTCCTCGTGTACAACCTGATGGACGAGGAGTGGCGCCATGAACGGGACCCCGATGTCGGCTGCAGCACGATCGGGACGTTCCTACGACACGGCAGCACGTCGGAGGGGGATTTCGTCCTCGGACAGAACATGGACCTGCCCGCCTCCATGGACGGGTCGCAGATCGTCCTGCAGATCGACGGCCAGGACGGCCCTGACCAGATCGTCCTGACGGGTGCGGGCATGATCGGACTGCTGGGAGTGAATGCCGCCGGACTGGCTGTCTGCGTCAACACACTGCGTGCACTTCCTGCCGCGGCGGAAGGGCTCCCGGTCGCCTTCATCGTGCGGGAACTGCTGCGGCGCACGAGCGCCGCCGCCGCTTCGGAGTATCTCGTGTCGGTTCCTCACGCCTCAGGGCAGCATTACGCCCTGGGCGACCCGGAGGGGATCCGAGGATATGAATGCTCGGCGGAAGGATGTGTGCAGGGCCCCGTCGGCAGGGACCTCCTCCACACCAACCACGTTCTGTGGGCGCCGTATCAGGACGAGGCCGGCGAACGGCCGGACGCCTTCGAACAGCATGGCACGCACACGCGACTGGCCGGACTGCAGGAAGGCCTGGGCCGGGTGACTGCCTTCGGGGACCTGCAAAAGCTCCTCAGCTCCACCGATGGTGGTCTCTGCGTGTCGCCGACGGCCGCCCGGCAGGTCGGGACATTCTGCGCGGGAGAGTTCCTCCTCACCGTGCCGCCGCTGGTGCGGGTCGCGCCAGGGCGTCCGGACGACGTCCCCTGGCAGAGCATCCCCTGGCCCGCCACCTCCACGGAAGGGACGTGA
- a CDS encoding histidine phosphatase family protein, whose product MGYERGAGDVAWRNCYVAMRHGESFANVRGIIASSIEADAEHTAGLTERGRRQVLAAAESSGLGADALLVCSDFVRARQSADILAGVLGSGAPTIDPRLRERHFGGFDGTGVENYARVWAADLRGEPTPGVESVERVRARVRDLLTEIEALHAGQVVVLVAHGDTLQILETIFAGIPPTEHRSLEPLLNAEIRRLAGPRGVPEG is encoded by the coding sequence ATGGGTTACGAACGAGGAGCCGGGGACGTGGCGTGGCGCAACTGCTACGTGGCCATGCGGCACGGGGAGAGCTTCGCGAACGTCCGCGGCATCATCGCCAGCAGCATCGAAGCTGATGCGGAGCACACGGCGGGACTGACCGAGCGGGGCAGGAGACAGGTTCTGGCAGCTGCCGAGAGTTCCGGCCTGGGGGCCGACGCCCTGCTGGTCTGTTCGGATTTCGTCCGTGCCCGCCAGAGTGCGGACATCCTCGCAGGAGTCCTCGGGAGTGGGGCCCCAACGATCGATCCGCGCCTGCGGGAGCGGCACTTCGGCGGGTTCGACGGCACCGGAGTGGAGAACTATGCGCGGGTCTGGGCCGCCGACCTTCGGGGCGAGCCCACTCCAGGGGTGGAGAGTGTGGAGCGCGTGCGCGCGAGGGTCCGGGATCTTCTCACCGAGATCGAGGCCCTGCACGCGGGGCAGGTTGTGGTGCTGGTTGCTCACGGTGACACGCTCCAGATCCTGGAGACGATCTTCGCCGGCATCCCACCCACGGAGCATCGCAGCCTGGAGCCGTTGCTGAACGCCGAGATCCGGCGGCTTGCCGGCCCGCGAGGTGTTCCAGAAGGTTGA
- a CDS encoding MFS transporter: MSLATSDSPRVKRFQRKVTLLSAGGTFLDGFDLTVIAVALPLIAQHWEISALEQSLVVSSAIIGSFVGASWLGNLTDKFGRKAMYVIDLLAFVVFAALTAFSQDVWQLIVLRFLLGVGIGADYPISATLVSEFASTKRRGMHSTSLGAMWFVGAVAAYVIGLAVAPLGDWAWRTLLLTGAVFALVVFVLRAKLPESPRWLMSKGRTDDARAVLRAITGEEPDDEDLRVTPAPKVRAGTLFSPSLRKRTFFVCGFWFCYATAYYGISMYTPTILAPLANGNRTIVIVGSGCVALLGLAGAIIGMNLVDRWGRRPLIIMSFAGLTTALVILALVQQPTLVFLVTLFSIAVLFANSGGGILNFVYPTELFPTSVRATGAGLATSVSRIGSILGVLVFPNFVAAWGNNAALWFFAAVGLCGLVICLALAPETKNKSLEEINRESESSLV, translated from the coding sequence ATGTCGCTCGCTACATCCGACAGCCCACGCGTCAAGCGGTTCCAGCGTAAAGTGACCCTGCTGTCGGCGGGCGGCACATTCCTGGACGGCTTCGACCTGACCGTCATTGCCGTGGCGCTTCCGCTGATCGCCCAGCACTGGGAGATCAGCGCGCTGGAGCAGAGCCTGGTCGTATCGTCCGCCATCATCGGTTCCTTCGTCGGAGCGAGTTGGCTCGGCAATCTGACGGACAAGTTCGGCCGCAAGGCGATGTACGTGATCGACCTGCTGGCCTTCGTCGTCTTCGCAGCCCTTACTGCCTTCAGCCAGGACGTCTGGCAGCTCATCGTGCTGCGGTTCCTCCTCGGAGTCGGCATCGGCGCCGACTATCCCATCTCCGCGACGCTGGTGTCGGAGTTCGCATCCACCAAACGCCGGGGGATGCACAGCACGTCCCTCGGTGCCATGTGGTTCGTGGGCGCCGTCGCCGCGTACGTCATCGGACTGGCTGTCGCACCCCTGGGCGACTGGGCATGGCGCACCCTTCTTCTGACCGGCGCCGTCTTCGCCCTCGTCGTGTTCGTCCTTCGGGCAAAGCTGCCCGAGTCGCCGCGCTGGCTGATGTCGAAAGGCAGGACCGACGACGCGCGGGCCGTACTGAGGGCGATCACCGGCGAAGAGCCCGACGACGAGGACCTTCGCGTCACCCCTGCACCGAAGGTCCGAGCCGGCACCTTGTTCTCCCCGTCCCTCCGCAAGCGGACCTTCTTCGTCTGCGGCTTCTGGTTCTGCTACGCGACCGCCTACTACGGGATCTCGATGTACACGCCGACCATCCTGGCGCCGCTCGCCAACGGGAACCGGACCATCGTCATCGTCGGCTCCGGGTGTGTGGCGCTGCTCGGCCTCGCAGGCGCGATCATCGGCATGAACCTCGTGGATCGGTGGGGACGCCGCCCCCTGATCATCATGTCGTTCGCCGGCCTGACAACGGCGCTCGTGATCCTGGCCCTCGTGCAGCAGCCGACGCTCGTCTTCCTGGTGACCCTGTTCAGCATTGCGGTCCTCTTCGCGAATTCCGGCGGCGGCATCCTGAACTTCGTCTACCCCACCGAACTCTTTCCCACCTCGGTCCGGGCGACGGGAGCCGGTCTCGCCACCTCCGTCAGCCGTATCGGCTCCATCCTCGGGGTCCTGGTCTTCCCCAACTTCGTCGCCGCCTGGGGCAACAACGCCGCGCTCTGGTTCTTCGCCGCGGTGGGCCTCTGCGGCCTGGTGATCTGCCTGGCACTGGCTCCGGAGACCAAGAACAAGAGCCTCGAAGAAATCAACCGCGAAAGTGAGTCCTCCCTTGTCTAA
- a CDS encoding TIGR03767 family metallophosphoesterase yields MKSPPRNHSYRQLELGPGEPHIERYELVGEDADGTWTGPGDTLARLIHITDFQLADLASPSRVEFLQRLTGQPAWRRMLPAYRPQEFMLTQAIEAVVRTVRRESGKAGVDFVVTTGDNTDSAQENEVAAYLTLMNGGDVDPGLDNGGLAETVTCSGDPAYWNPEPAAADIWKQEHGYPSYPGAVAAAARKFTGVGLGTPWLTCFGNHDCLVQGRARSRSGYDDFLTGNRKPVALPAEPYTGADALDDYCEDPLWVSQGPTMYIEASPARRMVSKKEYIEHHFRSTGAPEGHGFTAENLSSGTAYYAYDDVPGLRVISLDTTNPAGHVDGCVNEQQYRWLEDRLQEVHSEYLADDGTAERSGNDDRLVMICSHHGMSTMTNDTPQPDGERLYLAADVERLLHRYPNVVLWLSGHTHVNRITPRPDARGGGFWEVSTSSVAEWPVQLRTVHFTVVENAGVRIRTTMIDSAVPVTPTGGTDLGDLAALHREAAANDAGSVGGLDAEGEPEDRNVDLLVPLPASTLLGLSGLVRSADVSLGTNQ; encoded by the coding sequence GTGAAGTCACCGCCCCGGAACCACTCGTACCGCCAACTCGAACTCGGCCCCGGCGAACCCCACATCGAACGCTACGAACTGGTCGGCGAGGACGCCGACGGGACGTGGACCGGGCCGGGCGACACACTCGCCCGACTGATCCACATCACCGACTTCCAGCTGGCCGACCTCGCCTCACCGAGCCGGGTCGAGTTCCTGCAGCGCCTCACAGGGCAGCCCGCATGGCGGAGGATGCTTCCGGCCTACAGGCCGCAGGAATTCATGCTGACGCAGGCGATCGAAGCTGTCGTCCGGACGGTCCGGCGGGAGAGCGGGAAGGCTGGTGTCGACTTCGTCGTCACCACCGGCGACAACACGGACTCGGCTCAGGAGAACGAAGTCGCTGCGTACCTGACCCTCATGAACGGCGGGGACGTCGACCCAGGACTCGACAACGGCGGACTGGCGGAGACCGTCACCTGCTCCGGAGATCCCGCGTATTGGAATCCCGAACCCGCTGCGGCAGACATCTGGAAGCAGGAGCACGGCTATCCGAGCTACCCGGGAGCCGTCGCAGCCGCCGCCCGGAAGTTCACCGGCGTCGGCCTGGGAACTCCGTGGTTGACGTGCTTCGGCAACCACGACTGCCTCGTCCAGGGGCGGGCCCGATCCCGGTCCGGCTATGACGATTTCCTGACCGGCAACCGCAAACCGGTGGCACTCCCGGCGGAGCCCTACACGGGTGCGGACGCCCTGGACGACTACTGCGAAGACCCGCTGTGGGTGTCCCAGGGCCCCACGATGTACATCGAGGCCAGCCCGGCGCGACGGATGGTCAGCAAGAAGGAATACATCGAGCACCACTTCCGAAGCACCGGAGCCCCCGAAGGCCACGGGTTCACGGCCGAGAACCTCAGCTCCGGGACGGCCTACTACGCCTACGACGACGTCCCCGGGCTGCGGGTCATCAGCCTCGACACCACCAACCCGGCAGGACACGTCGACGGCTGCGTCAACGAGCAGCAGTACCGCTGGCTGGAAGACCGGCTCCAGGAGGTGCATTCGGAGTATCTCGCCGACGACGGCACCGCGGAGCGTTCCGGCAATGACGACCGCCTCGTGATGATCTGCTCACACCACGGGATGTCCACGATGACCAACGACACCCCCCAACCGGACGGTGAGCGCCTGTACCTGGCGGCCGACGTGGAACGCCTGCTCCACCGCTACCCCAACGTCGTGCTCTGGCTCTCCGGCCACACGCACGTGAACCGGATCACGCCACGCCCCGACGCCCGAGGAGGGGGGTTCTGGGAAGTGTCCACCAGCTCGGTCGCGGAATGGCCGGTGCAACTCCGCACCGTCCACTTCACCGTGGTGGAGAACGCGGGAGTGCGGATCCGCACCACGATGATCGACTCCGCCGTCCCCGTCACCCCCACGGGAGGAACGGACCTCGGCGACCTCGCAGCCCTGCACCGGGAAGCCGCAGCCAATGACGCAGGCTCGGTGGGAGGCCTCGACGCCGAGGGTGAGCCCGAGGACAGGAACGTCGATCTCCTGGTTCCGCTGCCGGCGTCGACGCTCCTCGGACTCTCCGGGCTCGTCCGCTCAGCCGACGTGTCCCTGGGCACGAACCAGTGA
- a CDS encoding MgtC/SapB family protein: protein MDPRIGLFSGTTGIEVTLLLSTFVLCSLIGIERQIWQKSAGYRTHVLVGLGSCAFTLVSAYGFAGVLGSDVSLDPSRIAAQIVSGIGFLGAGVIFKGRDVVRGLTTAATVWEAAAVGVACGAGMTSLGIALTVIHLFTLFFVAPLIRKIPTADRKRTLRITYLDGCGVLRQVLAVASSMGFTSTVLRSRRFGEDKPQVLIEVRFLGKHPLNNLIPPLMELPGVESVAIRGTNTRDSEQEYGNA, encoded by the coding sequence ATGGACCCGCGCATCGGCTTGTTCAGCGGCACGACCGGCATCGAAGTGACACTGCTCCTTTCGACCTTCGTCCTGTGTTCCCTCATCGGCATCGAGCGACAGATCTGGCAGAAGAGCGCCGGGTACAGGACGCACGTCCTGGTCGGCCTGGGCTCCTGCGCCTTCACACTCGTTTCCGCCTACGGATTCGCAGGCGTCCTCGGTTCGGACGTGAGCCTGGACCCCTCCCGGATAGCTGCGCAGATCGTCAGTGGCATCGGCTTTCTCGGCGCGGGCGTCATCTTCAAGGGACGGGACGTGGTGCGTGGCCTGACGACGGCGGCCACCGTCTGGGAGGCAGCCGCGGTGGGCGTGGCGTGCGGAGCGGGCATGACCTCCCTCGGCATCGCCCTCACCGTCATCCATCTTTTCACCCTGTTCTTCGTGGCCCCGCTCATCCGGAAGATTCCTACTGCGGATCGGAAGCGCACCCTGCGCATCACGTACCTCGACGGCTGCGGGGTCCTTCGCCAAGTGCTCGCCGTCGCATCATCCATGGGGTTCACCTCCACGGTCCTGCGGAGCCGTCGCTTCGGCGAGGACAAGCCGCAGGTGCTGATCGAGGTCCGCTTCCTCGGCAAGCACCCCCTGAACAACCTGATCCCACCCCTGATGGAACTCCCGGGCGTCGAGAGCGTCGCGATCCGGGGGACGAACACCCGGGACTCGGAGCAGGAGTACGGGAATGCGTGA
- a CDS encoding LacI family DNA-binding transcriptional regulator: MTDRNRKPRVTLKMVASAAGVSPTLASFALNDKAGVSARNRAEILRIAGELGYQPDPLARELRTGKAQMFGFIVRNFANPFFNDVLTGMQEAAVQDDITIIAMDSHYSQDREVSHIRKLSSRRITNLAIAPVGAAESVLPWSESTAQSRLVLVNSSIESAANVAHVSPDAVSAVTQAFEHLREFGHERIAFLSAPPGIMSDADRYFAYEELCRTHGVVPRAIFTPLEAGGIAHNIEQALSRPEPPTAIITNSDFSAQYVYVVARKLGLVLGRDLSLVGHDDLDTSRLFDPPMTTLRVDRRQLGREIYARLTGTTTADHREPVQLIVRATTGPPPP; this comes from the coding sequence ATGACGGACCGGAACCGCAAGCCGCGCGTGACGCTGAAGATGGTCGCATCGGCCGCCGGGGTGTCCCCCACCCTGGCCAGTTTCGCCCTCAACGACAAGGCGGGTGTCTCCGCGAGGAACCGCGCCGAGATTCTCCGGATCGCGGGAGAACTGGGCTACCAGCCCGATCCCCTGGCCCGGGAGCTGCGGACCGGCAAGGCGCAGATGTTCGGATTCATCGTCCGGAACTTCGCGAATCCCTTCTTCAACGACGTGCTGACCGGGATGCAGGAGGCAGCTGTCCAGGACGACATCACCATCATCGCCATGGACTCGCACTACTCCCAGGATCGCGAGGTCAGCCACATCCGCAAGTTGTCATCGCGCCGCATCACCAATCTGGCGATCGCGCCCGTCGGCGCGGCGGAGTCCGTCCTGCCCTGGTCCGAGTCGACCGCCCAGTCACGTCTCGTCCTGGTGAATTCCTCGATCGAATCGGCAGCGAATGTGGCTCATGTGTCGCCCGATGCTGTCTCCGCCGTCACGCAGGCTTTCGAGCACCTGCGGGAATTCGGTCACGAACGGATCGCTTTCCTCTCGGCCCCGCCGGGCATCATGTCCGACGCGGACCGATATTTCGCCTATGAAGAACTCTGCAGAACACACGGTGTGGTTCCACGCGCCATCTTCACCCCGCTGGAAGCGGGAGGAATCGCACACAACATCGAGCAGGCGCTGTCGAGACCCGAACCCCCTACTGCGATCATCACCAATTCCGACTTCTCCGCCCAATACGTCTACGTCGTCGCACGGAAGCTCGGCCTGGTCCTGGGCCGCGATCTGTCCCTCGTCGGCCACGACGACCTGGACACGTCCCGCCTCTTCGATCCGCCTATGACGACCCTGCGCGTGGATCGCCGCCAGCTGGGGCGGGAGATATATGCCCGCCTGACCGGAACGACGACGGCAGACCACCGGGAACCGGTGCAGCTGATCGTGCGCGCAACGACCGGACCCCCACCGCCATGA
- a CDS encoding tryptophan-rich sensory protein, translating into MTSPRSSSPARSADRVPVATDRLRQITVTASEVLSLLGPLIGAGIIGSRVEESPGGDLSSDATLVAPGGPAFSIWSVIYLGLFAYTIWQWLPSRTTDTRLRATGWLASLSMVLNAAWLVVTQQGWIWASVVVIIALLVTLVLLMLRLARHGARHGAGESIVVDGTFGLYAGWVCVATAANIAAALASSGVATTGTAPEWATAALVLFLAGSLTFLQSRIGGRWAVAAAASWGLAWISVARLTDQPQSVVVAVAAGVAAVLVLGVTAIFRAPGARSR; encoded by the coding sequence ATGACGTCCCCCCGCTCATCATCTCCGGCCCGTTCGGCCGATCGGGTGCCCGTCGCGACCGATCGGCTGCGGCAGATCACCGTCACCGCGAGCGAGGTCCTCAGCCTCCTCGGACCGCTCATCGGCGCAGGAATCATCGGCTCCCGGGTCGAGGAGTCGCCCGGCGGGGATCTCTCCTCCGACGCGACACTGGTGGCACCAGGCGGGCCCGCGTTCTCGATCTGGTCCGTGATCTACCTGGGATTGTTCGCCTACACGATCTGGCAGTGGCTGCCCTCGCGGACCACTGACACCCGGCTGCGAGCTACCGGCTGGCTCGCCTCCCTCTCCATGGTGCTCAACGCGGCATGGCTCGTCGTGACACAGCAGGGTTGGATCTGGGCAAGCGTCGTGGTCATCATCGCGCTGTTGGTGACCCTTGTCCTGCTCATGCTGCGGCTGGCTCGTCACGGTGCGCGGCACGGAGCGGGTGAATCCATCGTGGTGGACGGCACCTTCGGCCTGTATGCCGGATGGGTATGTGTCGCCACCGCTGCGAACATAGCTGCCGCCCTTGCCTCTTCGGGTGTCGCCACGACGGGGACGGCGCCGGAATGGGCCACGGCCGCACTGGTCCTGTTCCTCGCGGGCTCCCTGACCTTCCTGCAGTCCAGGATCGGCGGCAGGTGGGCGGTGGCTGCAGCCGCTTCCTGGGGATTGGCCTGGATATCGGTAGCCCGACTCACCGACCAACCGCAGTCCGTGGTCGTGGCTGTTGCTGCGGGGGTCGCCGCAGTGCTCGTACTCGGCGTCACCGCGATCTTCCGGGCGCCGGGCGCTCGATCCCGCTGA
- a CDS encoding ABC transporter substrate-binding protein, protein MEFSRLRKITALAGVASLAIVASGCGGGGGGSDEPASADNPVTLTVTTFGQFGYDDLYAEYEEQNPGVTIEATNIDGSANARTDAFTKLAAGSGLSDVVAVEEGWLGSIMEVSDQFVDLNEYGAADTKDNWVDWKFEQGTDPEGRVIGLGTDIGPQALCFNQDLFEAAGLPTDREEVAALFGGDEATWETYFDLGRQYNEATGKAWYDQSAFVWNSMVNQMDEGYYTADGELNVEGNEAMRAQFDLLAAGTADGLSANQEPFDWGNGKAFVDGSFAVHVCPAWMLGTIKEQLEAAGGGPETGWDVADVFPGGSSNWGGAFLSVPESSEHPAEAAKLAAWLTDPEQMVKQSAAANNFPSTLDAQAEIVEAAVPNELFNDAPYGEIFASRAEGVVAQFKGPQDSEIQENVFRPALKILDSGEGTADEAWNEAVRLLNDRIVNN, encoded by the coding sequence GTGGAATTCTCGCGACTCAGGAAAATCACCGCCCTCGCCGGCGTTGCATCCCTCGCCATCGTGGCGTCAGGCTGCGGGGGTGGTGGTGGCGGCAGTGATGAGCCGGCCAGCGCCGACAACCCCGTCACCCTGACCGTCACCACGTTCGGGCAGTTCGGCTACGACGATCTGTACGCCGAATACGAGGAGCAGAACCCCGGTGTGACCATCGAGGCGACGAACATCGACGGGAGTGCCAACGCCCGCACCGACGCGTTCACCAAACTCGCCGCAGGGTCCGGCCTGAGTGACGTCGTCGCCGTCGAGGAGGGCTGGCTCGGTTCCATCATGGAGGTGTCCGACCAGTTCGTGGACCTCAATGAGTACGGCGCCGCGGACACCAAGGACAACTGGGTCGACTGGAAGTTCGAGCAGGGCACCGATCCCGAGGGCCGTGTGATCGGCCTCGGCACGGATATCGGGCCCCAGGCGCTGTGCTTCAACCAGGACCTGTTCGAGGCAGCGGGGCTGCCGACCGACCGCGAGGAGGTCGCTGCGCTCTTCGGTGGCGACGAGGCGACCTGGGAGACGTACTTCGACCTCGGCCGCCAGTACAACGAGGCCACCGGCAAGGCCTGGTACGACCAGTCGGCGTTCGTCTGGAACTCGATGGTGAACCAGATGGACGAGGGCTACTACACGGCCGACGGCGAACTGAACGTCGAGGGCAACGAGGCCATGCGCGCCCAGTTCGACCTCCTCGCCGCCGGCACGGCCGACGGACTGTCCGCCAACCAGGAGCCTTTCGACTGGGGCAACGGCAAGGCATTCGTGGACGGCTCCTTCGCGGTTCACGTCTGCCCCGCCTGGATGCTCGGCACCATCAAGGAGCAGCTGGAAGCCGCCGGTGGCGGCCCCGAGACCGGTTGGGATGTCGCCGATGTCTTCCCCGGTGGCAGCTCCAACTGGGGAGGCGCCTTCCTCTCCGTCCCCGAGAGCTCCGAGCACCCCGCCGAGGCTGCGAAGCTGGCCGCGTGGCTGACGGACCCCGAACAGATGGTCAAGCAGTCCGCAGCCGCGAACAACTTCCCCAGCACGCTGGACGCCCAGGCGGAGATCGTCGAGGCAGCCGTCCCCAACGAGCTCTTCAACGACGCCCCGTACGGCGAGATCTTCGCGTCGCGCGCCGAAGGCGTGGTGGCCCAGTTCAAGGGCCCGCAGGATTCGGAGATCCAGGAGAACGTCTTCAGGCCTGCCCTGAAGATCCTCGACTCCGGTGAAGGCACAGCCGACGAGGCCTGGAACGAAGCCGTCCGGCTTCTCAACGACCGCATCGTGAACAACTAG
- a CDS encoding carbohydrate ABC transporter permease, whose translation MTTTLNRPPASSAAPAKPTLTFRQRLNVLDMKASPYLYIAPFFILFALVGLFPLGYTFFVSLFDWHLLKGQGEFVGLRNFQEILQDRFFWNSLFNTMSIFLLSTIPQLIVATAIAAVLDQNLRARTFWRMSVLLPYIVTPVAVALIFANLFGEQYGLINNILESFGIDRILWTNDTLPSHIAIATMVNWRWTGYNALILLAAMQSVPRDIYESAAIDGAGVFRRFFSITLPSIRPTMIFVVITATIGGLQIFTEPRLFDPRTSGGTAKQFQTTVLYLWEMAFDRSNFGKASTIAWLLFLIIVLFGLVNYLISQRIATTGDRRGPRRSAGSRRRRRSTAPAVVLPGAGPQPPAPAAGPAPDPAAGPAGTPDDTTPRSGQ comes from the coding sequence ATGACCACGACACTGAACCGCCCGCCGGCCAGCAGTGCTGCGCCTGCGAAACCGACCCTCACCTTCCGTCAGCGACTGAACGTCCTCGACATGAAGGCGTCCCCCTACCTCTACATCGCCCCGTTCTTCATCCTGTTCGCCCTGGTAGGGCTGTTCCCTCTCGGGTACACCTTCTTCGTCTCGCTCTTCGACTGGCACCTGCTCAAGGGGCAGGGCGAGTTCGTGGGCCTGCGGAATTTCCAGGAGATCCTCCAGGACCGCTTCTTCTGGAACTCGCTGTTCAACACGATGAGCATCTTCCTGCTCTCGACCATCCCGCAGCTGATCGTCGCTACTGCCATAGCGGCCGTGCTGGACCAGAACCTCCGTGCCAGGACGTTCTGGCGCATGAGCGTCCTGCTGCCCTACATCGTGACCCCCGTCGCGGTCGCCCTGATCTTCGCCAACCTGTTCGGCGAGCAGTACGGGCTGATCAACAACATCCTGGAGAGCTTCGGGATCGACAGGATCCTGTGGACGAACGATACGCTGCCGAGCCACATCGCGATCGCCACGATGGTGAACTGGCGCTGGACGGGCTACAACGCCCTGATCCTGCTGGCAGCCATGCAGTCGGTGCCCCGCGACATCTACGAGTCCGCCGCGATCGACGGCGCCGGTGTCTTCCGCCGCTTCTTCAGCATCACGTTGCCGAGCATCCGGCCGACCATGATCTTCGTGGTCATCACGGCCACCATCGGCGGGCTGCAGATCTTCACCGAGCCCCGCCTCTTCGATCCGAGGACGTCAGGGGGAACGGCGAAGCAGTTCCAGACGACCGTGCTCTACCTCTGGGAGATGGCCTTCGACCGGTCGAACTTCGGCAAGGCGTCCACCATCGCATGGCTCCTGTTCCTCATCATCGTCCTGTTCGGCCTCGTGAACTACCTGATCTCACAGAGGATCGCCACCACCGGCGACAGGCGTGGACCGCGCAGGAGTGCCGGCAGCCGCCGGCGCAGACGCTCCACCGCCCCCGCCGTCGTCCTCCCCGGAGCGGGGCCCCAACCGCCGGCACCCGCTGCCGGACCGGCACCGGACCCCGCGGCAGGACCGGCCGGGACACCAGACGACACGACACCGAGGAGTGGGCAATGA